In Lentilactobacillus sp. SPB1-3, the sequence GCTGATAGATCAGAGTAGCAACGTTATTTTCGCAAATCCACAGATGGCGAATATACTTGATCGAAAAATTGCTAGTGATGCCCATCCATACACAATGGACGTTATTAATTACAAATTACTCACGATGATTGATCACGTTTTTGATACTCATAGATCGACTAGAGCAGAAATTACTGAAACCACAAATGGTAATAAAACATTGGATGTGCAAGTGGTATTCAGTCAAAACAACTCGTCATTTCACCTAATCGTGATTGCTTATGATATTTCTGAAGTAATCAACATCACCCAAATGCAGGTGGATTTCTTGCGCAACGCTAGTCATGAATTGAAGACGCCAGTTACTGCTATTTCAGGGTTTGCGAAGACTTTGTTAGACGGAGCTAAAGATGATCCAGAAGTTTTAACCGAATTTTTGGAGATAATCAATCGTCAAAGCGACCAGTTAACCTCGCTTATCAATGACATTTTGACGATTTCTCATATTCAAAAAGACGAGGTCAAGCTCACTGATTCTGTCGTATTACGCGATTTTGTCAATCAAGAGATTGAGACTCAAAGTAACCAAATTAAGCAACATCGCTTACAGGTTCACAATTTAATTGATGAGCATATTGAAGTTAATATTGACGCTGAGTCGCTGCAAAGAATCGTTCGCAATTTGATTTCAAATGCGGTTAAGTATAATCGCGACGATGGTGAAATAATGATCAACGCTTCTATTCAAGGAAACTTTTGGTATTTCAGTGTGCAAGATACTGGTATCGGAATTGCTAAAAGTGATTTATCCCGAATCTTTGAGAGATTTTATCGCTCAGATGAATCACGAAATAAGCAACAAATTTCTGGGACTGGTTTGGGACTTTCAATCGTCAATGAGTTAGTTCAATCTTTATCCGGAAAAATCACAGTAGATAGTCAACGAGGAGTCGGGTCAACATTCACGGTTCGTCTTCCTAGAAAATAAAATAGATTCGCACGAGTCAGCATGTTGAAGAAATTTAGCATGCTGGCTTTTTTGATTTCAAATGTATTTTTACATAACTTTTACAATTGGCCAGATGAATATTTACATTGATTATTTACAATAATAAGTGAATTAAGCGAGGAGGAGTTCGCCATGCGAAAACAGACACTTATTAATATTTGTATCGGCATTTTATTAGTATTTGGAGTTGGCTATGCTTATACCACTAGGAATAGTTCTGAAACTACTGGAGAATCAATTACCGCTGTTGGTTCGACAGCCCTGCAACCACTGGTTGAAGCTGCCAGTGAGGAATACATTGCTAGTCATCCTGGGATGTTTATCAATGTTCAGGGTGGCGGTTCAGGTACTGGTCTTAGTCAAATCGAATCTGGGGCAGTTCAAATGGGAAACTCCGACTTGTTTGCCGAAGAAAAAAGTGGGATCAATTCCCAAAAATTAGTTGATCACCGAGTTGCCGTGGTTGGTGTAGCACCTATCGTTAATAAAGATACCGGTGTCAGGTCATTAACTACCAACCAATTAATTAAAGTTTTTACCGGCAAGATTACCAACTGGCAACAACTTGGTGGCAAAAATATTCCAGTAACATTGATTAATCGGTCACAGGGGAGCGGAACTCGTGTGACATTTGAAGAATATGGTTTAAAGGGCAAAGAAAGTGCGGTTGCTCAAGAGCAAGATTCATCTGGAACGGTTAGACAAATTGTTAGCACAACTCCTGGGGCAATCAGTTATGTGGCGTTTGGTTATCTAAATAAATCGGTAGCGTCGGTTAAACTGAATGGTGTAGCCCCAACGGCTGCGAATGTTAAGAACAATCGTTGGAAAATTTGGTCTTATGAACACATCTACACGAACGGCCAACCTAAAGGATTAACTAAATCTTTTCTATCGTTTCTAAATAGTCGGCATATTCAAAAGGAATTATTTCAAAAGTTAGGCTATATTTCCGTCAACGATATGCAGTATCAACGTTCTTGGGACGGTAATATTTCAAAAGAAGTGGGTGAGTAATTTGGAAAACAAAAAGTTAGCATCACAGCTCTTAAAAAAATCTAAAACTGCTCGTTATGAACGGTTTGGTCGACTTATCAGTCTGGCAGCATTGTTATTGATTATGCTAGTCGTTGTCAGCATCATCGTCTTTGTGGCTTCTAAGGGAATTTCCACATTTACTAACGATCATATTTCTTTAAAAGATTTCTTCTTGGGTACGATATGGAACCCAGGAACTAACACTCCTAGCGGTCATCCTGCCGTTGGTGCATTACCTATGATCATTGGATCATTCTTAGTGACACTCTTGGCAGCGTTAGTTGCAACACCATTTGCCATCGGAACCGCAGTTTACATGACCGAGATTTCGCCTAAAAGAGGAGCAAAATTCCTGCAACCAGTGATTGAGTTGTTAGTGGGAATTCCATCAGTTGTGTATGGATTCATTGGTCTTTCAGTAGTTGTGCCGTTTGTTAGAAATGTGTTTGGCGGATCAGGATTCGGGATCCTCTCAGGAACTTTTGTCCTCTTCGTAATGATCTTACCAACAATTGTTTCCATGACAGTTGATGCATTAAAGTCGGTACCTAACTACTATCGGCAAGCATCTCTCGCCCTAGGAGCCACCACTTGGCAAACTATCTGGAAAGTAGTTCTTCGTTCCGCAACTCCTGGTATCCTAACTGCAATCGTATTCGGAATGGCGCGGGCGTTTGGTGAAGCACTTGCTGTGCAAATGGTAATTGGTAACGCGGCTTTGATGCCTCACAGCCTGGTTTCGCCAGCTTCCACACTAACGTCAGTGTTAACTTCAGGAATGGGTAATACGGTCATGGGATCACTACAAAACGATGCTCTCTGGTCGCTAGCACTGGTACTTTTATTCATGTCGTTATTCTTCAACCTACTGGTTCACTTCATTGGTCGGAAAGGGGCATTTAAAAAATGAAAACTCAATCACAGAGTCGATTTGCAATCGGCGTCTTAAAAGGGATAGCAGTCTGTGTTGTCCTGATCCTAGCATTTTTATTGGGTTATATTTTTATCACCGGATTACCAAATGTCAGCTGGGGCTTTCTGACTAAACCTGCTAAAGCTTTCCAGGCTGGTGGTGGAGTAGGAATTCAACTTTTTAACTCATTTTACTTACTAATTTTAGCGATGCTGATATCAACACCGATCGCTTTAGGTGCCGCTATTTACTTGAATGAGTATGCTAAAGATAATTGGTTCACTTCTACTATTCGCACCATGATTGAAATCTTAAGTTCATTACCCTCTGTGGTAGTCGGGCTGTTCGGATTCTTGTTATTCGTCGTTCAGTTCAACTATGGATTCTCCATCTTATCTGGGGCTCTCACGTTAACGATTTTTAACCTACCACTGTTGACTAGAAGCATGGAAGACTCGCTAGCTAGTGTGTCTGATGATCAACGCCAAGGAGGACTTGGCCTAGGACTATCAAAATTTGAAACGATTACCCATATCGTTGTTCCGGCAGCACTCCCAGGAATTATCAGTGGGATGATTCTTTCATCAGGGCGAATCTTTGGTGAAGCTGCTGCCTTGATCTACACAGCTGGACAAAGTGCCCCAGCATTGAATTTTGGCGATTGGAATCCATTCAATATCGACAGTCCATTGAGCCCGTTGCGACCTGCTGAAACTCTGGCGGTCCACATTTGGAAAATTAATTCTGAAGGAATCATGCCTGACTTGACCCAAGTTTCTTCTGGCGCATCAGCAGTGTTAGTGTTGGCGATTCTAATCTTTAATTTATCTGCACGTTACTTCGGTCGGAAAATATTTGAAAAGATGACTTCAGCAAAATAGGAGAATGACTATGGAAGACATGTTAAGTAATCAAACTCAAGAGCGCTTTATTTATCAATTTGATGAAAATGATGAAATTGCTATGGCAACAAAAGATCTGCAAGTGTTTTATGGTGATTCATTAGCGATGAGTAATGCCGACCTAACATTTAAAAAGAATACCATCACGGCTTTGATTGGTCCTTCCGGTTCTGGTAAGTCAACTTATCTAAGAAGTCTCAACCGAATGAATGATGATGTTGCGACTGTTAAAGGCCAAATCTTGTATCAGGGTGTTGATATTAATCAGCCTGGTATTGATGTTTACGAAGTTCGCCGACGAATCGGGATGGTTTTTCAACGACCTAATCCATTTGCTAAGTCAATTTATGACAACATTACCTTCGCACTTAAACGTCGCGGGATTCACGATAAGCATCAGTTGGATGAAATCGTTGAAACCACGTTAAAAGAAGCTGCAGTCTGGGATCAAGTCAAAGATTCTTTGAACAAGAGTGCCCTGGCATTATCCGGTGGGCAGGCGCAGCGAGTTTGTATCGCTCGAGCCTTAGCGGTCAGACCAGATGTTTTGTTACTAGATGAACCTGCGTCAGCTTTGGATCCTGTATCGACAGTGCAACTAGAACAAACTCTGCAAGAATTAAAGAAAGATTACACGATTATTATTGTCACTCATAACATGCAACAAGCTGCTCGACTAAGTGATTACACGGTATTCTTTAATCTAGGTGAAGCAATTGAGTACAATAAAACTAGAAAAATCTTTACCCGACCAAAAATTAAACTAACTGAAGATTATGTATCCGGAAACTTTGGGTAGGAGGGACAACGATGAGTGAACCAATTATTTCATCAAAACATTTAGATTTATTTTACGGTGATTTTCAGGCTCTAAGAGATATTAATTTGGATTTTGAAGATCATGAGATATCTGCCTTAATTGGGTCATCGGGATGTGGAAAATCCACGTTTTTACGATCTTTAAACAGAATGAATGACATGATCGACAATGTGACGATTACTGGCTCAGTTCAGTTTAGAGGTAAAAATATTTATGCTCCACAAACCAACTTGGTTGAATTAAGAAAAGAAATTGGGATGGTCTTTCAACAACCTAATCCGTTTCCGTTTTCAGTTTATGACAACGTCACTTACGGTCTTAAAATTGCTGGGATCAAAGACAAAGCCAAGTTAGATGAAATTGTGGAACGCAGCTTACGACAAGCAGCGGTTTGGGATGAAGTTAAGGATCATCTGTACGACAACGCTCTATCATTCTCAGGTGGTCAACAACAACGAATTTGTATCGCTCGGGTGTTAGCAGTGTCACCAGACATCATCTTGATGGATGAGCCAACATCAGCCTTAGATCCCATTTCTAGTGCCAAGATTGAAAATACTTTACTGGATTTAAAGGAACAGTACACGATTGTAATCGTGACGCATAACTTGCAACAGGCCTCTCGAATTTCAGATAAAACGGCATTTTTCATGGATGGTACCGTGATTGAGTACGACAAGACCAGTAAAATTTTTGTTAATCCAGAAAATCAAAAAACTGAAGACTACGTATCAGGTAGATTCGGATAGGAGAAAATTATGGGAAAAATATTTGACGAAGAGTTGACAGCCCTTAAGGCTGACTTCATGAAGATGGCAGCGCTAGTTAGGGATGCAGTTGCTAACAGTGGCCAAGCATTTATCGATCATGATGTCGATGCAGCAAATGCGGTAATTGATCACGATCATGAAATCAATGAGTTACAAACTTATCTGGAAAAACGGTCGTTTGAACTGATTGCGTTGTATCAGCCAGTCACCACTGACTTACGAGAGGTAGTTGGCGTGCTTAAAAGCGTGACGGATTTAGAACGGGCTGGAGATCACGCCCGCAATATTGCCAGGTCAACCGTCAAGATCAAAGGTCAGGACCGAATCCCTGAGGTCGAAAAAGTGATCGCAACGATGGTCAACGAAGTTGTTAAAGAATATTCACAGTCAATTGATGCTTACGTAGCAGTTGATGATAGTCGTGCCAAAGAAACGGCTAGCATTTTCAATGAAGAAATTAATGGCCTGTATAACGGTGTAGCATCACCAAGTTATCGCACAATGACTGAGAAACCAGATATCTTGAACTCAGCAATCATTTATTTAAATGTTGCCAAGGATCTTAGTCGAATTTCTGATTACAGTACTAACATTTGTGAGTGGACAGTTTATCTAGCCACTGGAAAAATTATCGAACTAGGTTAAGATTTTGTGTTTTTAGCGTTGCATACTTGAATGTAACGCTTTTTTTTAATAACCTTAAGATATTATAGAGGAGGATTTATAATGAAATGGTTAAACACTATTAAACGATCTACGACTGATCGCTGGGTTGCCGGTGTTTTAGGCGGAATTTCTCAGTCGCTTAACTGGAATTCAACGTTAGTTAGAGTATTATTCTTGGTGTTACTATTTGTTCCAATTATTAATATCATAATAATAGTCGGTTATATCGCTGCTGTGATCATTATGCCAACGGATGGATCAACTGGTTCTTTCTTTGATTTGTTCAAGGGATTCAATCAAAAGCAGCCGGATAATTCACGAAAAGTTATCCATAGTGTTGAAGAACACGATGTCGACGATAATAAAGGAGAATAATTATGCGCTTTTTATGGAGTTTATTGATTAACACAGTTTTATTCATGGCAATTAGTGGTTTCTTACCAAATTATTTTTATGTAGCTAGCTTCGGAATTGCATTCTTAGCAGCCTTTGTTTTAGCATTCTTGAATTTCTTGATCAAACCAATTTTAAAGCTCTTGTCATTACCAATTACAGTATTGACCTTTGGATTATTTAGTTTAGTTATCAATGGATTTATTTTGGAATTAACATCCAGAATCGTTGGTTCTGGTTTTGAATTCTCATCATTTTGGATCGCAATAATTGTGGCAATTTTGATGTCGATCTTGAACAGCATCATTACTGGATTCTTTTCACGAGAAGTCCATTAAGCGCTAACAAAGTGGTAAAATTAAACTAATATAATGCATTGAGGAGGGGTTAATTTGGCAGACAGTGTGACGATTGCTGATTTAGTTAAGATGGCAAGATTGGATGTTTACTCTGGTGAAGACTATCTTGAGGAACGCAGTGTCTCTACTAGTGACATTTCGCGGCCTGGTTTGGAATTAACTGGCTTTTTTAATTATTACCCATCGAAACGAATCCAACTGTTAGGAATTACCGAAATTTCATACTCAAAGGGGCTATCTCACGAAGAACTGTTGAAGGTTATGAGGCAGATGTGTCAGCCTGAAACACCTGCATTTGTGATTTCTACTCAACTAGATCCACCTGAAGAGTTGATCGAAGCTGCTGAAGAGAAGCGCATTCCCATTTTAGGTTCTAAGCTAACCACTTCACGGGTATTAAGTAACATGACGAACTACCTTGAAGAAAAGCTAGCAGAACGCCAATCTATCCATGGTGTTTTAGTGGATGTGTATGGTTTGGGAATCTTGATCACTGGTGATAGTGGAGTTGGTAAAAGTGAAACGGCTCTTGAGTTAGTTAAACGGGGCCATCGACTAATTGCTGATGACCGAGTTGAAGTTTATCAACAGGATGAACAAACCTTAATGGGAGAAGCTCCTGCCATTTTGAAGCATTTGTTGGAGATTCGGGGAATCGGTATCATTGATGTAATGACTTTGTTTGGAACTGGTGCCGTTAGAAGCCGAACCAAAGTCGCACTGATCATTCACTTAGCCAACTTCTCCAAAGATGCTAAATATGATCGTCTGGGAAATGGAACTGAAGATGTTAAATTCTTTGATGTGACTGTGCCTAAGATGACCATTCCAGTTAAAACCGGTCGAAATTTAGCTATCATTATTGAAGCTGCTGCCATGAACTTCCGTGCTCAAAGCATGGGTTATGATGCAACGGAGACATTCGACCGTAACTTAAACAATCTAATTAAAGTGAATAGTAAAAAAGATGAGCTTGAAAAAAAGCAAGCGGATGAAACTAAGAAAGAAAACCAGGAAGCCTTATCTGATTCTGACAAACCGGAAGATAAAGCGGATAGCAAAGATTAGGAGTTTTGATTTTGACAAATTCAGTGTTACTGGCTTTAAATCCAATTGCCTTTAATTTAGGACCGATTCAGGTTCATTGGTATGGAATTATTATTGCCACTGGAGTGATTTTAGCGGTGGCCTTAGCCGTTGCTGAGGGTAATCGTCAAGGCATTAAAGATGATGACATTTATGACATGATCTTGTGGGCGTTACCAGCAGCCTTGATTTGTGCTCGAGCTTACTATGTTATTTTCCAGTGGAGTTATTACAGTGCCAATCCAGGTGAGATCATTAAAATTTGGGATGGTGGAATCGCCATTTATGGTTCTTTGATCGGGGCGATGATCGTCGTCATCCTATTCTGTCGTAACAGACATATCCCAGTCTGGAAGATGCTCGACGTGGCCGCTCCAACAGTTATCATGGCGCAGGCCATTGGTAGATGGGGTAACTTTATGAACCAAGAAGCGTTCGGTAAAGTTACGTCGTTACACTTTTTACAAGGATTACATTTACCAAATTTTATTATTAACCAGATGTATATTTCTGGAGCCTATCGTCAACCCACATTCTTGTATGAATCAGTTTGGAGCTTCTTAGGATTCCTATTGCTGATCTCACTGCGACATAATCCACAGTTATTTAAACGAGGGGAGGTTTTCCTCACATACGTCATGTGGTATTCATTCGGTAGGTTTTTCGTTGAGGGAATGAGAACGGATAGCTTGTATTGGGGACCATTAAGGGTTTCGCAAATTCTCTCAATCTGTTTGTTTGTTGGCTCATTAATTATTTTTATTGTACGTCGCCATCGAAACAACGATGTTTGGTATGTTGATGACAATTCAAAGCAGAAGATTAAAGGAGAAGTTTAATGACAAGCAAAATTGCAGTTTTAGGTGCAGGTTCATGGGGCAGTGTATTGGCCAGTGTATTGGATGAAAATGGCAATGACGTTAAATTGTGGTCATATAATAAGGAACAAGTTGATCTATTTAACTCCACTCATACTAATCCCAACTATATTAAGAACCACACTTTCTCAGAGTCATTAGTTGCATATAATGATTTGGCTGAAGCAATTGACGGGGTGGAATACATCTTGTTCGTAGTTCCAACTCAAGTCACCAGATCAGTAGCTAAACAAGTTTCAGAAATTTTAGCTCGTAATAATCAAAAAGTTGGTTTGATTCATGCTTCCAAAGGAATTGAGGAAGGCACATACATGCGCTTATCCGAAGTTTTGGCGCAAGAAATCAAACCAGAAAATCGTAAATCAATTTCCGTAATTTCTGGTCCTAGTCATGCAGAAGATGCTATTCAAAAGGACATCACTTTAGTTACAGTTGCAAGCCGTAACTTAGGAGATGCTGAACGAGTACAAAACTTGTTTATGAACAGTTACTTCCGTGTTTATACCAGTGATGACGTGATCGGTGTTGAAATTGGTGCTGCATTAAAGAACATTATCGCTTTGGGAGCCGGAGCATTGAACGGCTTAGGTTACAAAGATAATGCTAAAGCAGCTTTGATGACCCGTGGCTTAGCTGAGATTTCTCGCTTGGGAACATCATTTGGTGCTAATCCATTAACCTTTATTGGATTATCAGGAGTGGGTGACATCATCGTTACTGGTACCAGTACTAATTCACGAAACTGGCGAGCAGGTAATGAGTTAGGCCAAGGTAAGTCACTTGATGAAGTTATCAAGAACATGGGAATGGTGATTGAGGGTATTTCCACTACCAAAGCTGCATACGAATTATCTAAGAAGCGTGGTGTTGATATGCCAATCACCAGTGCTATTTATCACGTTTTATATGACAACGCAGATATTAAAACAACAATCAATCAATTAATGACTCGTGAAGGCCGTCCAGAGCTTTCATAGGAGAATTTGGAGACGAAGAAATAATGCCAAAAAAAGTTACTAAAGCCGTAATTCCTGCCGCAGGATTAGGAACCAGATTTTTACCAGAAACTAAGGCCTTACCAAAGGAAATGCTACCTATTGTAGATACCCCAACTATTCAATTTATCGTTGAGGAAGCTAAACAGTCAGGTATCAAAGATATCGTGATCGTTATCGGTAAGGGTAAACGTTCAATTGAAGATCACTTTGATTCTAATCCTGAATTGGAACAAAATTTGGAACAAAAACATAAAGACGAAATTTTGGAAACAATTCGTAAAACTAACGATATGAACATTTACTTTATTCGCCAATCACATCCTCGTGGATTGGGTGACGCTGTTTATACCGCAAGAAGCTTTATTGGTAACGAACCATTTGTAGTTATGCTTGGTGATGACGTTATGCAAGACAAAGAGCCTTTAACTAAGCAATTAATGGACAGTTACAAAGATACTGGAGCTTCAACATTGGCCGTTAAGCGAGTTGCTCATAAAGATATTTCTAAGTATGGGGTAATTGATCCTTCTGAAGAAATCACTGATGGATTATATAACGTTAAAAAATTCGTTGAAAAGCCTAAGCCAGAAGAAGCACCATCAGACTTAGCAATTATTGGTCGTTACTTGTTTACCCCAGAAATTTTTGGCATTCTTGAACATACCAAGGCCGATGCTTCTGGTGAAGTACAATTAACCTCAGCAATTGATGAGTTAAACCAAACTCAAAGAGTTTTTGCTCATGAATTTAAGGGTGAAAGATTCGATACTGGTAACAAATTAAGTTGGTTAAAGACTAATATCACTTTTGGTTTACGCCATCCCGAAATCTCAACTGGGCTTCGTAGTTATTTAATTGACTTAGGTAAACAATTAAGTGCAGAAAAAGATGCTGATAAAAAATAATTAAAACAATTTGCTTTACATACTTACCTTTTGATAGTAAATTGTATGGCAGAGACTTTTAAGGAGGATCCGTTATGACCAAAAGTTATGATGTTGTAGTGATTGGTGCCGGACCTGGTGGAATGACAGCTGCACTATATGCTTCTAGAGCGAACTTGTCTGTGGCAATGATCGACAGAGGTATTTATGGTGGCCAGATGAATAATACCGCCGAGATTGAGAACTACCCTGGTTTTAAATCAATTATGGGTCCTGATTTGGCTCAACAAATGTATGATGGTTCAATTAACTTTGGAGCAGAATACGTTTATGGAGCCGTTGAAGAGATTGTCGATAATGGTGATACCAAGACAATCAAGACTGATAGTGAAGAAATCGAAGCTAAAGTAGTCATTATCGGTACTGGTTCTGAATATAAAAAATTAGGCGTTCCTGGTGAAAAAGAATACGGTGGCAAGGGTGTATCATACTGTGCTGTCTGTGATGGAGCGTTCTTTAAGAACAAGGATGTTGTCGTTGTTGGTGGTGGAGATTCTGCAATTGAAGAAGGTTCATACCTTTCAGGAATCGTAAATAACGTTAAGGTTATTCATCGTCGTGACACATTGCGTGCTCAAAAGATTATTCAAGATCGTGCATTCAAAAACGAAAAGATGGATTTTGTTTGGAATACCAACGTTGTTGAAGTTCTTGGTGATGGCAGCAAGGTTACTGGTGTTAAGGTTAGAAATAACCAAACTAACGAAGAGTCTGTAGTGGAAACTTCAGGTGTTTTCATTTATGTTGGTTTGCTACCAATGACTGAACCATTCAAGAGTCTAAACATTACTGATGTATCCGGTTGGATCATTACTAATGATAAGATGGAGACTTCGGTTCCAGGAATTTACGCAATTGGTGATGTTCGTCAAAAGGATCTTCGTCAGATCACTACTGCTGTTGGTGAAGGTGGAATTGCTGGTCAACAAGCTTTCAAGTATGTTGAAGCATTAAACTCTAAAACTCCAGTAACTGACTAAGAAAAAAAATATAACCGAATAAATTGGCGAAAGTATGTTCGTATGGTAAAATACTTTTGTTAGTAAGGCTGACACAAAACATAGTTTTGCTGCAGCCTTTTTATTTGCGATTGGTATATTATTAATAAATCAACTGGGGTTAGCTGATTGGAGGAATGAAGTTTGATCGAAAGAAAAGAAGACAACAAATTTGATTTGGTTTCTCAATACAAACCAACTGGTGATCAGCCAGGTGCAATTAAAGAATTAGTTAATGGCATCGAAAGTGGTGAAAAAGCACAGATACTAATGGGGGCCACTGGGACTGGAAAAACTTTTACGATTTCAAACGTAATTTCTCAGGTCAACAAGCCAACCCTAGTGCTATCTCATAACAAGACTTTAGCTGGTCAATTATATAGTGAGTTCAAAGAATTCTTCCCTAATAATGCGGTAGAATATTTTGTTAGTTATTATGATTATTACCAACCTGAAGCATATGTGCCATCTAGTGACACTTATATTGAAAAAGATTCTGCCATCAATGATGAAATTGATAAGCTTCGACATTCAGCAACCAGTTCGCTTCTTGAACGAAATGATGTCATCGTCGTGGCATCAGTATCTTCTATTTTTGGTTTAGGAAGTCCAACAGAATATAGTAATCAAGTGGTTTCACTCCGAGTGGGGCAAACTTTGGAACGAGACG encodes:
- a CDS encoding sensor histidine kinase; this encodes MNKSTKKLVYLLGLQVITGLFLILAITYQNKIMMVTSLVILIGTLTYLALVLVQNYRDNQIVDRLTQSVKNINAHEAAQPVLIKPGEKYKELADAINNLSDTKNEQLRESGLVDNEVLKTVNALPVGVMLIDQSSNVIFANPQMANILDRKIASDAHPYTMDVINYKLLTMIDHVFDTHRSTRAEITETTNGNKTLDVQVVFSQNNSSFHLIVIAYDISEVINITQMQVDFLRNASHELKTPVTAISGFAKTLLDGAKDDPEVLTEFLEIINRQSDQLTSLINDILTISHIQKDEVKLTDSVVLRDFVNQEIETQSNQIKQHRLQVHNLIDEHIEVNIDAESLQRIVRNLISNAVKYNRDDGEIMINASIQGNFWYFSVQDTGIGIAKSDLSRIFERFYRSDESRNKQQISGTGLGLSIVNELVQSLSGKITVDSQRGVGSTFTVRLPRK
- a CDS encoding phosphate ABC transporter substrate-binding protein PstS family protein — translated: MRKQTLINICIGILLVFGVGYAYTTRNSSETTGESITAVGSTALQPLVEAASEEYIASHPGMFINVQGGGSGTGLSQIESGAVQMGNSDLFAEEKSGINSQKLVDHRVAVVGVAPIVNKDTGVRSLTTNQLIKVFTGKITNWQQLGGKNIPVTLINRSQGSGTRVTFEEYGLKGKESAVAQEQDSSGTVRQIVSTTPGAISYVAFGYLNKSVASVKLNGVAPTAANVKNNRWKIWSYEHIYTNGQPKGLTKSFLSFLNSRHIQKELFQKLGYISVNDMQYQRSWDGNISKEVGE
- the pstC gene encoding phosphate ABC transporter permease subunit PstC, which gives rise to MENKKLASQLLKKSKTARYERFGRLISLAALLLIMLVVVSIIVFVASKGISTFTNDHISLKDFFLGTIWNPGTNTPSGHPAVGALPMIIGSFLVTLLAALVATPFAIGTAVYMTEISPKRGAKFLQPVIELLVGIPSVVYGFIGLSVVVPFVRNVFGGSGFGILSGTFVLFVMILPTIVSMTVDALKSVPNYYRQASLALGATTWQTIWKVVLRSATPGILTAIVFGMARAFGEALAVQMVIGNAALMPHSLVSPASTLTSVLTSGMGNTVMGSLQNDALWSLALVLLFMSLFFNLLVHFIGRKGAFKK
- the pstA gene encoding phosphate ABC transporter permease PstA, producing MKTQSQSRFAIGVLKGIAVCVVLILAFLLGYIFITGLPNVSWGFLTKPAKAFQAGGGVGIQLFNSFYLLILAMLISTPIALGAAIYLNEYAKDNWFTSTIRTMIEILSSLPSVVVGLFGFLLFVVQFNYGFSILSGALTLTIFNLPLLTRSMEDSLASVSDDQRQGGLGLGLSKFETITHIVVPAALPGIISGMILSSGRIFGEAAALIYTAGQSAPALNFGDWNPFNIDSPLSPLRPAETLAVHIWKINSEGIMPDLTQVSSGASAVLVLAILIFNLSARYFGRKIFEKMTSAK
- the pstB gene encoding phosphate ABC transporter ATP-binding protein PstB gives rise to the protein MEDMLSNQTQERFIYQFDENDEIAMATKDLQVFYGDSLAMSNADLTFKKNTITALIGPSGSGKSTYLRSLNRMNDDVATVKGQILYQGVDINQPGIDVYEVRRRIGMVFQRPNPFAKSIYDNITFALKRRGIHDKHQLDEIVETTLKEAAVWDQVKDSLNKSALALSGGQAQRVCIARALAVRPDVLLLDEPASALDPVSTVQLEQTLQELKKDYTIIIVTHNMQQAARLSDYTVFFNLGEAIEYNKTRKIFTRPKIKLTEDYVSGNFG
- the pstB gene encoding phosphate ABC transporter ATP-binding protein PstB, producing the protein MSEPIISSKHLDLFYGDFQALRDINLDFEDHEISALIGSSGCGKSTFLRSLNRMNDMIDNVTITGSVQFRGKNIYAPQTNLVELRKEIGMVFQQPNPFPFSVYDNVTYGLKIAGIKDKAKLDEIVERSLRQAAVWDEVKDHLYDNALSFSGGQQQRICIARVLAVSPDIILMDEPTSALDPISSAKIENTLLDLKEQYTIVIVTHNLQQASRISDKTAFFMDGTVIEYDKTSKIFVNPENQKTEDYVSGRFG
- the phoU gene encoding phosphate signaling complex protein PhoU — translated: MGKIFDEELTALKADFMKMAALVRDAVANSGQAFIDHDVDAANAVIDHDHEINELQTYLEKRSFELIALYQPVTTDLREVVGVLKSVTDLERAGDHARNIARSTVKIKGQDRIPEVEKVIATMVNEVVKEYSQSIDAYVAVDDSRAKETASIFNEEINGLYNGVASPSYRTMTEKPDILNSAIIYLNVAKDLSRISDYSTNICEWTVYLATGKIIELG
- a CDS encoding PspC domain-containing protein — translated: MKWLNTIKRSTTDRWVAGVLGGISQSLNWNSTLVRVLFLVLLFVPIINIIIIVGYIAAVIIMPTDGSTGSFFDLFKGFNQKQPDNSRKVIHSVEEHDVDDNKGE
- a CDS encoding phage holin family protein, with the protein product MRFLWSLLINTVLFMAISGFLPNYFYVASFGIAFLAAFVLAFLNFLIKPILKLLSLPITVLTFGLFSLVINGFILELTSRIVGSGFEFSSFWIAIIVAILMSILNSIITGFFSREVH
- the hprK gene encoding HPr(Ser) kinase/phosphatase, which produces MADSVTIADLVKMARLDVYSGEDYLEERSVSTSDISRPGLELTGFFNYYPSKRIQLLGITEISYSKGLSHEELLKVMRQMCQPETPAFVISTQLDPPEELIEAAEEKRIPILGSKLTTSRVLSNMTNYLEEKLAERQSIHGVLVDVYGLGILITGDSGVGKSETALELVKRGHRLIADDRVEVYQQDEQTLMGEAPAILKHLLEIRGIGIIDVMTLFGTGAVRSRTKVALIIHLANFSKDAKYDRLGNGTEDVKFFDVTVPKMTIPVKTGRNLAIIIEAAAMNFRAQSMGYDATETFDRNLNNLIKVNSKKDELEKKQADETKKENQEALSDSDKPEDKADSKD